One window of the Klebsiella sp. WP3-W18-ESBL-02 genome contains the following:
- the hcaR gene encoding DNA-binding transcriptional regulator HcaR, producing the protein MELRHLRYFVAVAQALNFTRAAEKLHTSQPSLSSQIRDLEQCVGVSLLERDKRKVTLTVAGECFLQDAQAILDNAEQAKLRARKAAQSNDHLAIGFVPSAEVNLLPKVLPVLRLRRPDTHIELASLITTQQEEKLRSGELDVGLMRYPIHGQDIESIELFHEPLVVVLPVGHPLANEHSISAQQLHGINFVTTDPDYSGELSSVVKTWFEKEHSQPNIVQVATNILVTMNLVGMGLGATLIPGYMNNFNTGQVVFRPIKGDAPTLALLMAWKKGELKPALRDFIELAQRPLLPTEG; encoded by the coding sequence ATGGAACTGAGGCACCTACGCTACTTCGTCGCGGTGGCGCAGGCGTTAAACTTCACGCGCGCCGCCGAAAAACTGCATACCTCACAGCCTTCTCTGAGTAGCCAGATACGCGATCTGGAGCAGTGCGTGGGCGTGTCGTTGCTGGAGCGCGATAAGCGTAAAGTGACGTTAACGGTCGCAGGCGAGTGCTTTTTGCAGGATGCACAGGCTATTCTGGATAACGCGGAACAGGCCAAGCTGCGCGCCCGGAAGGCGGCGCAAAGCAATGACCATCTGGCGATTGGTTTTGTCCCCTCCGCCGAAGTGAACCTGCTGCCAAAGGTGCTGCCGGTGCTGCGTCTGCGCCGGCCGGATACCCATATTGAGCTGGCGAGCCTTATCACGACCCAACAGGAAGAGAAGCTGCGCAGCGGCGAACTGGATGTCGGACTGATGCGCTACCCCATTCACGGCCAGGATATTGAATCGATCGAGCTGTTTCATGAACCGCTGGTGGTGGTGCTGCCGGTTGGTCATCCGCTGGCTAATGAGCACAGCATTTCTGCCCAGCAGTTGCACGGTATCAATTTTGTTACCACCGATCCCGACTATTCCGGTGAACTGTCGTCGGTGGTGAAAACATGGTTTGAGAAAGAGCATAGCCAGCCAAATATCGTGCAGGTCGCGACCAATATTCTGGTGACGATGAATCTCGTTGGTATGGGGCTGGGCGCGACTTTGATACCCGGTTATATGAATAATTTTAATACCGGGCAGGTGGTTTTTCGGCCGATTAAAGGCGATGCGCCGACGCTGGCGCTGCTGATGGCGTGGAAAAAAGGCGAGCTGAAGCCCGCCCTGCGTGATTTTATTGAACTGGCGCAGCGGCCGCTATTACCAACGGAAGGCTAG
- a CDS encoding 3-phenylpropionate MFS transporter gives MALHSTRWLALSYFTYFFSYGIFLPFWSVWLKGAGLSPETIGLLLGAGLVARFLGSLLIAPRVSSPSRLISVLRILALMTLLFALAFWAGSHVAWLMVVMIGFNLFFSPLVPLTDALANTWQKQITMDYGRVRLWGSIAFVIGSALTGKLVSLYDYHVILLMLSLGVASMLLGMLLTPSVMPLGESRHQESVGWPAWRSLVTQNWRFLACVSLLQGAHAAYYGFSAIFWQGAGYSASAVGYLWSLGVVAEVVTFALSKKVFRRFSARDLLLLSAICGVIRWGLMGWTTSLPWLILIQILHCGTFTVCHLAAMRYIAARQGSEVIRLQAVYSAVAMGGSIAVMTMFSGYLYQHLHQGLFWVMALVALPAMVLRPKAVAR, from the coding sequence ATGGCATTGCACTCCACGCGCTGGCTGGCGCTCAGTTACTTCACCTACTTTTTTAGCTACGGTATTTTTCTGCCTTTCTGGAGCGTGTGGCTCAAAGGCGCAGGACTTTCTCCCGAAACCATCGGTCTTCTGCTCGGCGCCGGCCTGGTGGCCCGTTTTCTCGGTAGCCTGCTGATTGCGCCGCGCGTCAGCTCACCCTCGCGGTTGATTAGCGTGCTGCGAATTCTGGCGCTGATGACGCTGCTGTTTGCGCTGGCCTTCTGGGCGGGCAGCCACGTAGCGTGGCTGATGGTGGTGATGATTGGCTTTAACCTCTTTTTCTCGCCGCTGGTGCCGCTCACCGACGCGCTGGCCAATACCTGGCAAAAACAGATAACCATGGACTACGGGCGGGTGCGCCTGTGGGGATCGATAGCCTTTGTGATTGGCTCGGCGCTGACCGGAAAGCTGGTCAGTCTGTATGATTATCATGTCATTCTGTTGATGCTCAGCCTGGGCGTGGCCTCTATGCTGTTAGGCATGCTGCTGACGCCGTCGGTGATGCCGCTCGGCGAGTCGCGCCATCAGGAATCAGTGGGCTGGCCTGCCTGGCGCTCGCTGGTCACGCAAAACTGGCGATTCCTCGCCTGCGTCAGCCTGCTGCAAGGGGCGCACGCGGCGTATTACGGCTTCAGCGCTATTTTCTGGCAAGGGGCGGGCTATTCGGCATCGGCCGTGGGCTATCTGTGGTCGCTGGGGGTGGTGGCGGAAGTCGTTACCTTTGCGCTCAGTAAAAAGGTGTTTCGCCGCTTTAGCGCGCGGGATCTGCTGCTGCTCTCCGCCATTTGCGGCGTGATTCGTTGGGGGCTGATGGGCTGGACGACCAGCCTGCCGTGGCTGATCCTGATTCAGATTTTGCACTGCGGTACCTTCACCGTTTGTCACCTGGCGGCGATGCGCTATATTGCCGCACGCCAGGGCAGCGAAGTGATCCGTCTACAGGCGGTGTATTCTGCGGTGGCGATGGGCGGCAGCATCGCGGTGATGACCATGTTTTCGGGTTATCTTTACCAGCATCTGCATCAGGGGCTGTTCTGGGTCATGGCGCTGGTCGCGCTGCCTGCGATGG